One Devosia lacusdianchii genomic window carries:
- a CDS encoding Smr/MutS family protein — MSKRDPKRLPHDFHLWTAVASTVDPLRRKGLLKLGPLPLPVDEPAATVIKAPPARQTPRKPFLPPYQAPLPSASLPEKAVDPSIRRKLGRGRIEIDGTIDLHGMTQNEARGALHRYLHARVGRGDRTILVITGKGLKTDNDYIAAMSERGILRTMLPIWLSEPSLAPLVSGWSVAARGHGGEGAWYVRLRRL, encoded by the coding sequence ATGTCCAAGCGTGACCCAAAGCGCCTGCCGCACGACTTCCACCTGTGGACGGCCGTGGCATCCACGGTCGATCCGCTGCGGCGCAAGGGTCTGCTGAAACTAGGGCCGCTGCCGCTGCCGGTGGACGAGCCGGCCGCGACCGTCATCAAGGCGCCGCCCGCCCGGCAGACTCCGCGAAAACCTTTCCTGCCGCCCTATCAGGCACCCCTGCCCTCGGCTTCCCTGCCGGAAAAGGCAGTCGATCCATCTATCCGCCGGAAGCTCGGGCGCGGCCGCATCGAGATCGATGGCACCATCGACCTGCACGGCATGACCCAGAACGAGGCGCGCGGTGCCCTGCACCGCTACCTCCATGCCCGCGTCGGGCGCGGTGACCGCACCATCCTCGTCATCACCGGCAAGGGCCTCAAGACCGACAATGACTACATCGCCGCCATGAGCGAGCGCGGCATCCTGCGCACCATGCTGCCGATCTGGCTGAGCGAACCGAGTTTGGCGCCCCTGGTGTCGGGCTGGAGCGTGGCCGCGCGCGGCCATGGCGGAGAGGGGGCGTGGTATGTACGCCTGCGTCGCCTATGA
- the hisB gene encoding imidazoleglycerol-phosphate dehydratase HisB, with translation MLETAMRTATIARKTNETEINVSVNLDGSGAHAMATGIGFLDHMLDQLSRHSLIDMDVSCKGDLHIDFHHTAEDVGIALGQAISKALGDKRGIRRYGSADLPMDGTLTRAALDVSGRPFLVFRAEFSRDKVGEMDTELFREFFQAFAMNAGITLHIENFYTDNNHHLAESIFKAVARALRVAVEIDPRVGDRVPSTKGTL, from the coding sequence ATTCTGGAGACCGCCATGCGCACCGCCACCATCGCCCGCAAGACCAACGAGACCGAGATCAATGTCTCGGTAAACCTCGACGGGTCGGGTGCGCATGCCATGGCGACCGGCATCGGCTTTCTCGATCACATGCTCGACCAGCTCAGCCGCCACTCGCTCATCGATATGGACGTGAGCTGCAAGGGCGACTTGCACATCGACTTCCACCACACGGCCGAAGACGTCGGCATCGCGCTGGGCCAGGCCATTTCGAAGGCCCTTGGCGATAAACGCGGCATCCGCCGCTATGGCTCGGCTGACCTGCCCATGGATGGCACGCTGACCCGCGCGGCGCTGGACGTGTCCGGCCGGCCGTTCCTGGTGTTCCGGGCCGAGTTCTCGCGCGACAAGGTCGGCGAGATGGACACCGAGCTGTTCCGCGAATTCTTCCAGGCCTTCGCCATGAATGCCGGCATCACGCTGCACATCGAAAACTTCTACACCGACAACAACCACCATCTGGCCGAGTCGATATTCAAGGCTGTCGCGCGGGCTTTGCGGGTGGCGGTGGAGATCGATCCGCGCGTGGGTGACCGGGTGCCGAGTACCAAGGGCACGCTGTAG
- the hisA gene encoding 1-(5-phosphoribosyl)-5-[(5-phosphoribosylamino)methylideneamino]imidazole-4-carboxamide isomerase, which yields MILFPAIDLKDGQCVRLKLGDMDQATVFNDDPAAQAKSFEDQGFEYLHVVDLNGAFAGESVNGAAVEAILKTVKFPVQLGGGIRTLAHIESWLDKGLARVILGTVAVRDPELVKEAAKKWPGRVAVGTDAKGGMVAVEGWAETSQLSIIELAKRFEGAGVAAIIYTDIDRDGILAGINWTSTLELARSTAIPVIASGGLASMADIERLTQPDAAVLEGAISGRALYDGRIDSREALALLRAAA from the coding sequence GTGATCCTTTTCCCCGCCATCGACCTCAAGGATGGTCAATGCGTGCGCCTCAAACTCGGCGACATGGATCAGGCCACCGTGTTCAACGACGACCCGGCCGCGCAGGCCAAGTCGTTTGAGGACCAGGGCTTCGAATACCTGCATGTCGTCGACCTCAACGGCGCCTTTGCCGGCGAGAGCGTCAATGGCGCGGCGGTGGAGGCCATCCTCAAGACGGTGAAGTTCCCCGTGCAGCTCGGCGGCGGCATCCGCACGCTGGCCCATATCGAAAGCTGGCTCGACAAGGGCCTAGCCCGCGTCATTCTCGGCACCGTGGCTGTGCGCGATCCGGAACTGGTCAAGGAAGCCGCGAAAAAATGGCCCGGCCGGGTCGCCGTCGGCACCGATGCCAAGGGCGGCATGGTGGCGGTGGAGGGTTGGGCCGAGACCTCGCAGCTGTCGATCATCGAGCTGGCCAAGCGCTTCGAGGGCGCTGGCGTCGCGGCGATCATCTATACCGACATAGACCGCGACGGCATTCTGGCCGGCATCAACTGGACCTCGACGCTGGAGCTGGCCCGCTCGACCGCGATCCCGGTCATCGCTTCCGGCGGCCTGGCTTCGATGGCCGACATCGAGCGGCTCACCCAGCCTGATGCCGCCGTGCTCGAGGGCGCGATTTCCGGCCGTGCGCTTTACGACGGACGGATTGATTCACGTGAAGCACTGGCTTTGCTGAGAGCCGCCGCCTGA
- a CDS encoding phosphoribosyl-ATP diphosphatase: MPMTLEDLNARIALRAVASPDESYTAKLIARGIEKCAQKLGEEATEAVIAAVTGNKPELVKESADVLYHLLVVLRAADVSLADVMAELDSRTAQSGLAEKASRTEQN, encoded by the coding sequence ATGCCCATGACCCTCGAAGACCTCAATGCGCGCATTGCCTTGCGCGCCGTCGCCTCGCCTGACGAGAGCTACACCGCCAAGCTCATCGCCCGCGGCATAGAAAAATGTGCGCAGAAGCTGGGTGAGGAAGCCACCGAGGCTGTCATCGCTGCGGTGACGGGCAACAAGCCGGAACTGGTCAAGGAATCAGCCGACGTGCTCTATCACCTGCTGGTGGTGCTGCGCGCTGCCGATGTATCGCTGGCTGACGTGATGGCCGAGCTCGACAGCCGTACGGCGCAATCAGGCCTGGCGGAAAAGGCCTCGCGGACGGAGCAAAACTAA
- the hslU gene encoding ATP-dependent protease ATPase subunit HslU, whose product MSETNFSPREIVSELDRNIVGQNDAKRAVAVALRNRWRRQQLSPELRREVTPKNILMIGPTGVGKTEISRRLARLAQAPFIKVEATKFTEVGYVGRDVEQIIRDLVEAGIAVLRDKRRADVQAQAHQNAENRVLDALVGNSAAPSTRDSFRKKLRNNELDDSEIEIEMTPSTNTGGFEIPGMPNGGIGMINLSDMFKSAMGGRGVKRKIKVKDAYEPLIAEEADKLLDQEQLKSEAIELVENHGIVFIDEIDKVAARDGGAQGGPSREGVQRDLLPLIEGTTVSTKYGPVKTDHILFIASGAFHVSKPSDLLPELQGRLPIRVELKALTREDFIRILNDTEASLIKQYVALMGTEGVTLDFTQDAIEAIADAAVKVNNSVENIGARRLQTVMERLVEDISFEAPDKQGQTITINAAFVAEKVGVLAADQDLSKFVL is encoded by the coding sequence ATGAGTGAAACCAATTTCTCCCCGCGCGAGATCGTCAGCGAGCTCGATCGCAATATCGTCGGCCAGAATGACGCCAAGCGCGCCGTGGCCGTGGCCCTGCGCAATCGCTGGCGCCGGCAGCAGCTCAGCCCCGAGCTGCGCCGCGAGGTAACGCCCAAGAATATCCTGATGATCGGGCCGACCGGCGTCGGCAAGACCGAGATTTCGCGCCGCCTGGCGCGTTTGGCGCAGGCTCCGTTCATCAAGGTGGAAGCCACCAAGTTCACCGAAGTGGGCTATGTCGGCCGCGATGTCGAACAGATCATCCGCGACCTGGTCGAAGCCGGCATCGCCGTTTTGCGCGACAAGCGCCGCGCCGATGTCCAGGCCCAGGCGCATCAGAATGCTGAAAACCGCGTGCTCGACGCGCTGGTCGGCAATTCGGCGGCACCTTCGACGCGCGATAGCTTCCGCAAGAAGCTGCGCAATAACGAGCTCGACGACAGCGAAATCGAGATCGAGATGACGCCGTCGACCAATACCGGCGGCTTTGAAATCCCTGGCATGCCCAATGGGGGCATCGGCATGATCAATCTTTCCGACATGTTCAAGTCGGCGATGGGCGGGCGCGGCGTCAAGCGCAAGATCAAGGTCAAGGATGCCTATGAGCCCCTGATCGCCGAAGAGGCTGACAAGCTGCTCGATCAGGAACAGCTCAAGAGCGAAGCCATCGAGCTGGTGGAAAACCACGGCATCGTCTTCATCGACGAGATCGACAAGGTTGCCGCCCGCGATGGCGGCGCGCAGGGCGGTCCGTCGCGCGAAGGGGTGCAGCGCGACCTGCTGCCGTTGATCGAAGGCACCACCGTTTCCACCAAATATGGTCCGGTCAAAACCGACCATATCCTGTTCATCGCTTCGGGCGCTTTCCATGTTTCCAAGCCCAGCGACCTGCTGCCGGAATTGCAGGGCCGCTTGCCGATCCGCGTCGAGCTCAAGGCACTGACGCGCGAGGATTTCATCCGCATCCTCAACGACACCGAGGCGAGCCTCATCAAGCAATATGTGGCGTTGATGGGCACCGAAGGCGTGACGCTGGACTTTACCCAGGACGCCATCGAGGCCATTGCCGATGCGGCGGTCAAGGTCAACAATTCGGTCGAGAATATCGGCGCCCGGCGCCTGCAGACGGTGATGGAGCGGCTGGTCGAAGACATCAGCTTCGAAGCCCCCGACAAGCAGGGCCAGACCATCACCATCAACGCGGCCTTCGTCGCCGAGAAAGTGGGCGTCCTGGCGGCCGATCAGGATTTGAGCAAGTTCGTGCTGTAG
- a CDS encoding DUF2628 domain-containing protein, translating to MTLYAIFDPRPGRPDLPAAIPEKFSWFAALLPPFFLMAHGLWLELVAWLLKVVALIVLAAFIGGDAAFALYLLAAIWLGFAASGLRRHALAWRGWTHRGERVAATPDLAQLGALQ from the coding sequence GTGACCCTCTACGCCATTTTCGACCCCAGGCCGGGCAGGCCCGACCTGCCGGCTGCGATTCCGGAAAAATTCTCCTGGTTCGCGGCGCTGCTGCCGCCATTCTTCCTGATGGCGCATGGGCTCTGGCTGGAGCTGGTCGCGTGGCTGCTGAAGGTGGTGGCGCTGATCGTTCTCGCGGCATTTATCGGCGGTGATGCGGCCTTCGCTCTCTACCTGCTGGCGGCGATCTGGCTCGGCTTTGCCGCGTCCGGCCTGCGCCGTCACGCACTGGCCTGGCGCGGCTGGACCCATCGCGGCGAACGCGTCGCCGCGACCCCGGACCTCGCACAATTGGGGGCGCTGCAGTGA
- the hisF gene encoding imidazole glycerol phosphate synthase subunit HisF: protein MTLKTRLIPCLDVMGGRVVKGVQFVDLRDAGDPVEAAIAYDAAGADELTFLDITASHEGRDTIFDVVARTAEHCFMPVTVGGGVRTIEDIRKLLLAGADKVAINSAAVNDPDFISRAADKFGNQCIVVSVDAKQRLDRRVGGDNRSEWEIFTHGGRKPSGLDAVEFAARMVERGAGELLVTSMDRDGTKSGFDLKLTRAIADEVEVPVIASGGVGKLQDLVDGVTEGHASAVLAASIFHFGTFTIPQAKQYLRDHGVPVRMDRAA from the coding sequence ATGACGCTGAAAACTCGTCTTATTCCTTGCCTCGACGTCATGGGCGGCCGTGTGGTCAAGGGCGTGCAATTCGTCGACCTGCGCGATGCCGGTGATCCGGTGGAGGCGGCCATCGCCTATGACGCTGCTGGCGCCGACGAGCTGACCTTCCTCGATATCACCGCCAGCCACGAGGGCCGCGACACCATTTTCGACGTCGTGGCGCGCACCGCGGAACACTGCTTCATGCCGGTGACGGTGGGTGGCGGTGTCCGGACTATCGAGGATATCAGGAAGCTCCTGCTGGCCGGGGCCGACAAGGTGGCCATCAATTCGGCGGCGGTAAACGACCCCGATTTTATCTCGCGGGCCGCCGACAAGTTCGGCAATCAATGCATCGTGGTTTCGGTCGATGCCAAGCAGCGGCTCGATCGGCGCGTCGGTGGCGACAACCGCAGCGAGTGGGAAATCTTCACCCATGGCGGCCGCAAGCCCTCCGGGCTCGACGCGGTGGAGTTCGCCGCGCGGATGGTCGAGCGTGGCGCGGGCGAACTGCTGGTGACCTCGATGGATCGCGACGGTACCAAGTCGGGCTTCGATCTCAAGTTGACCCGTGCCATCGCCGATGAAGTGGAAGTCCCTGTCATTGCCTCGGGCGGCGTCGGCAAGCTGCAGGACCTGGTCGACGGCGTCACCGAGGGTCACGCCAGCGCCGTGCTGGCCGCCTCGATCTTCCACTTCGGCACCTTCACCATCCCGCAGGCCAAGCAGTACCTGCGCGACCATGGCGTGCCGGTTCGCATGGACCGTGCAGCCTAG
- a CDS encoding GNAT family N-acetyltransferase, with protein MSYSIRPLTPEDAEAYRELRLESLRQHPEAFASTYESAVQRPDSAWRTTLEQLTFFGAFADEGRPVGLVAFDQSDGDKDKHRGWLLQMYVRPEMRGTGCAQALVETLLEHARGKVLQVHLGVWSENQPAIRLYEKTGFVTYATDPRAFYVNGRFIDDHLMVRFLDKAPGDYK; from the coding sequence GTGAGCTATTCCATCCGACCCCTGACGCCGGAAGATGCCGAGGCCTATCGGGAGTTGCGGCTGGAAAGCCTTAGGCAGCATCCGGAGGCCTTTGCCTCCACCTATGAGAGTGCGGTGCAGCGGCCCGACAGCGCCTGGCGTACGACACTGGAACAGCTGACCTTCTTCGGCGCCTTTGCCGATGAGGGCCGGCCCGTAGGTCTGGTCGCGTTCGACCAGAGCGACGGCGACAAGGACAAACATCGCGGCTGGTTGCTGCAAATGTATGTCCGGCCCGAAATGCGGGGCACCGGTTGCGCCCAGGCGCTGGTCGAAACGCTGCTCGAGCATGCCCGTGGCAAGGTGCTGCAGGTGCATCTGGGGGTCTGGTCGGAAAACCAGCCGGCGATCCGGCTCTACGAAAAGACGGGGTTCGTGACCTACGCCACCGATCCCCGGGCCTTTTATGTCAACGGTCGATTTATCGATGACCACTTGATGGTGCGCTTCCTGGATAAGGCACCTGGAGACTACAAATGA
- a CDS encoding helix-turn-helix domain-containing protein, with protein MTPLGAKIRELREARGISLKEMATALNVSSAYLSALEHGHRGRPTGFLLHRMIAFFNVIWDEAEELQRLAEMSDPKVTIDTGGLVPEATELTNRLAADIGKLDAEDLRFLHTELVRRSSKPRP; from the coding sequence ATGACCCCGCTCGGCGCCAAGATCCGTGAACTGCGCGAGGCGCGCGGCATTTCTCTCAAGGAAATGGCCACGGCGCTCAATGTGTCGAGCGCCTATCTGTCGGCGCTGGAGCATGGTCACCGCGGCCGGCCGACCGGATTTCTGCTCCATCGCATGATCGCCTTCTTCAACGTCATCTGGGACGAGGCGGAAGAATTGCAGCGCCTGGCCGAGATGAGCGATCCTAAGGTCACCATCGACACCGGGGGCCTGGTGCCCGAGGCGACCGAGCTGACCAATCGGCTGGCTGCCGATATCGGCAAGCTCGACGCCGAGGATCTGAGGTTTCTGCACACCGAACTGGTCCGCCGCTCCAGCAAGCCGCGACCCTAG
- the hslV gene encoding ATP-dependent protease subunit HslV has product MSDNNFPGWHGTTIVSVRKGNKVVVAGDGQVSMGQTVMKHGAKKVRRLAGGKVIGGFAGSTADAFTLFERLEARLEQYPDQLMRAAVELAKDWRTDRYLRKLEAMMIVADKKETLVLTGTGDVLTPDHGVTAIGSGGNYALSAALALHQATDMDAEEVARRAMKIAEEICVYTNGNVTLEAIELDA; this is encoded by the coding sequence ATGAGTGACAACAATTTCCCCGGCTGGCACGGGACGACGATCGTTTCCGTGCGCAAGGGCAATAAGGTCGTGGTGGCTGGCGATGGCCAGGTGTCCATGGGCCAGACGGTGATGAAGCATGGCGCCAAGAAAGTGCGGCGCCTGGCCGGTGGCAAGGTGATCGGCGGCTTTGCCGGCTCCACCGCCGATGCCTTCACTTTGTTCGAGCGCCTCGAGGCTCGTCTCGAGCAATATCCCGACCAGTTGATGCGCGCCGCCGTGGAACTGGCCAAGGACTGGCGCACCGATCGTTACCTGCGCAAGCTCGAAGCCATGATGATCGTGGCCGACAAGAAGGAAACCCTGGTGCTGACCGGTACCGGCGACGTGCTGACCCCTGATCATGGCGTCACCGCCATCGGTTCGGGCGGCAATTACGCCCTCAGCGCCGCGCTGGCCCTTCATCAGGCAACCGATATGGATGCCGAAGAAGTCGCCCGTCGCGCCATGAAGATCGCCGAGGAAATCTGCGTCTATACCAATGGCAATGTGACCCTCGAAGCTATCGAGCTCGACGCGTGA
- the hisH gene encoding imidazole glycerol phosphate synthase subunit HisH, with product MSLVTIIDYGAGNLASAANAFRRVAAGSGIDIVVTADPGLVRRADRIMLPGVGAFADCKAGLDAVEGMVDVLEERVIRGGVPFLGVCVGMQLMASEGREKVVTPGLGWIPGAVEKIRPADPALKIPHMGWNTISVTKPHPLFAGISDGPDGLHAYFVHSYHLVTESADTLLATTDYGGQVTACVGRDNMFGTQFHPEKSQALGLKLIENFLRWTP from the coding sequence GTGAGCCTCGTCACCATCATCGATTACGGCGCTGGCAATCTGGCCTCGGCGGCCAACGCCTTTCGCCGGGTGGCCGCGGGCAGCGGCATCGACATCGTCGTGACCGCCGACCCCGGTCTGGTGCGCCGCGCCGATCGCATCATGCTGCCCGGCGTCGGCGCCTTCGCCGATTGCAAGGCGGGACTCGATGCTGTCGAGGGCATGGTGGATGTGCTTGAAGAGCGCGTCATCCGTGGCGGTGTGCCCTTTCTCGGCGTTTGCGTCGGTATGCAGTTGATGGCGTCCGAGGGCCGTGAGAAGGTGGTGACGCCGGGTCTCGGCTGGATCCCCGGCGCGGTCGAAAAGATCAGGCCGGCCGATCCGGCACTGAAGATTCCGCATATGGGCTGGAACACCATCTCGGTGACAAAGCCGCATCCGCTCTTCGCCGGCATTTCCGATGGTCCCGATGGGCTGCACGCCTATTTCGTGCACTCCTATCACCTGGTGACCGAGAGCGCCGACACGTTGCTGGCCACCACCGATTATGGTGGGCAGGTCACCGCCTGTGTCGGTCGCGATAACATGTTCGGCACGCAGTTCCACCCGGAAAAAAGCCAGGCGCTGGGACTGAAGCTGATCGAGAATTTCCTGAGGTGGACCCCGTGA